A part of Fimbriiglobus ruber genomic DNA contains:
- a CDS encoding RNA polymerase sigma factor — MADEIERVYERTLILRCQAGDREAFGTLVARYGPRLRYYLRKLLGDPDRAEDALQDVWFGVFRGLPKLADPAAFPAWVYRIARDRAAREFRQPGRPVQSLSLEDVADADDRDFPSADAEAIHAALDQLAIEYREVLVLRFLEGMSCDTIARVTGCPAGTVRSRLHYAKRALRGVLTRETRR; from the coding sequence ATGGCAGACGAGATCGAGCGGGTCTACGAGCGAACGCTAATCCTACGGTGCCAAGCCGGGGACCGTGAGGCGTTCGGCACGCTCGTCGCGCGGTACGGCCCGCGGCTCCGGTACTACCTGCGGAAGCTGCTCGGCGACCCCGACCGGGCCGAGGATGCCCTCCAGGACGTGTGGTTCGGCGTGTTCCGGGGGCTGCCCAAGCTCGCCGACCCGGCCGCGTTCCCGGCCTGGGTGTACCGAATCGCTCGCGACCGTGCCGCCCGCGAGTTCCGCCAGCCGGGCCGGCCGGTCCAGTCGCTCTCGCTGGAGGACGTAGCCGACGCCGACGACCGGGATTTTCCCTCGGCCGACGCGGAGGCCATCCACGCCGCCCTGGATCAACTCGCGATCGAGTACCGGGAGGTACTTGTCCTGCGGTTCCTTGAAGGGATGAGCTGCGACACGATCGCCCGCGTGACCGGATGTCCCGCCGGGACCGTCCGGTCCCGGCTTCATTACGCTAAACGGGCGCTTCGCGGCGTCCTGACCAGGGAGACACGACGATGA
- a CDS encoding patatin-like phospholipase family protein gives MLCGWSASGKSPEEGGRPVFDVVTGISTGSLIAPFAFLGSEYDPVIQDLYTNVRNPDIFEIRRSVRSFFAESVADNAPLKIRVDAQVTYDMLRKVAGEHAKGRRLYVGSTNLDTKRLIVWDMGVIATRGTEEARRLFVDVIIASATIPGFFPSARFHVTIDGVPYEEMHVDGGVTRALFFRPPFIPASETKASALTVVAGSNLYSLVAGKIYPDPEGVRERTVAVVGASVSNLLYATTRGDLYRFYTYCMLTGMNYFVSAIPPELKVTNSSTNFDPAETRKMFSEGYKLGAEGAFTRSKLPDPRSPTGAPYQYADGPPILFKTPGPAWRDTPPGLEVGERIENRAGLTLTVRKPSTATPHPQGTDQNSTGAPPVAK, from the coding sequence GTGTTGTGTGGGTGGTCGGCGTCCGGGAAGTCCCCGGAAGAAGGCGGCCGGCCGGTCTTCGACGTGGTCACCGGAATCAGCACCGGGTCCCTGATCGCCCCGTTCGCGTTCCTCGGCTCCGAGTACGACCCCGTCATCCAGGACCTGTACACGAACGTCCGCAACCCGGACATCTTCGAGATCCGCCGGTCGGTCCGGTCGTTCTTCGCCGAATCGGTGGCGGACAACGCCCCGCTCAAGATCCGGGTCGACGCCCAGGTCACGTATGACATGCTCCGAAAGGTGGCGGGCGAACACGCCAAGGGCCGGCGGCTGTACGTCGGCAGCACGAATCTCGACACCAAGCGGCTGATCGTCTGGGACATGGGGGTGATCGCGACCCGGGGTACGGAGGAGGCGCGGCGCCTGTTCGTGGACGTCATCATCGCGTCGGCCACGATCCCGGGCTTCTTCCCGTCCGCCCGCTTCCACGTGACGATCGACGGGGTGCCGTATGAGGAAATGCACGTCGACGGCGGGGTCACGCGGGCGCTCTTCTTCCGCCCGCCGTTCATCCCGGCGTCCGAGACCAAGGCGAGCGCCCTGACCGTTGTGGCCGGGTCGAACTTGTACTCGCTGGTGGCCGGGAAGATCTACCCGGACCCGGAGGGCGTCCGCGAGCGGACCGTGGCCGTGGTCGGGGCGTCCGTCTCGAACCTGCTGTACGCGACCACCCGGGGTGACCTGTACCGGTTCTACACGTACTGCATGCTGACCGGCATGAACTACTTCGTGTCCGCGATCCCGCCGGAACTCAAGGTCACCAATTCGAGCACGAACTTCGACCCGGCCGAGACGCGGAAGATGTTCAGCGAGGGGTACAAGTTGGGCGCCGAGGGGGCCTTCACCCGCAGCAAGTTACCCGACCCGCGGAGTCCGACCGGCGCCCCGTACCAGTACGCGGACGGGCCGCCGATTCTGTTCAAGACCCCGGGCCCGGCGTGGCGCGACACGCCGCCCGGGTTGGAAGTCGGCGAGCGGATCGAGAACCGGGCCGGGCTCACCCTGACCGTCCGCAAGCCGAGTACGGCCACGCCGCACCCGCAGGGGACCGACCAGAACAGCACGGGGGCTCCGCCGGTCGCCAAGTAA
- the aqpZ gene encoding aquaporin Z, with translation MPLPKRCVAEFLGTFWLVFGGCGSAVLAAKVLLTEGSTPINIGIGLVGVSLAFGLTVMTMAYAIGHISGCHLNPAVTLGLVAGGRFKAVEAIPYIVVQVAGAAAAAWVLFVIASGQPKFFIDTTAAGAFATNGFADRSPGGYSMQACFLSEALLTFFFLLIILGSTDRRAPGGFAPLPIGLGLTLIHLIGIPVTNLSVNPARSTGPALVVGGEALTQLWLFWAAPIAGAVLAGIVYRAVFSEESAPAAK, from the coding sequence ATGCCGCTACCGAAACGCTGTGTCGCCGAGTTCCTGGGAACGTTCTGGCTGGTATTCGGGGGCTGCGGCAGCGCGGTCCTGGCCGCCAAGGTTCTGCTCACCGAAGGATCGACGCCGATCAACATCGGGATCGGCCTCGTCGGGGTCAGTCTGGCGTTCGGGCTGACGGTCATGACGATGGCGTACGCCATCGGCCACATCTCCGGGTGCCACCTGAACCCGGCCGTCACGCTCGGCCTGGTCGCCGGCGGGCGGTTCAAGGCCGTCGAGGCAATCCCGTACATCGTTGTTCAGGTGGCCGGTGCCGCCGCCGCGGCGTGGGTGCTGTTCGTCATCGCCTCCGGTCAGCCCAAGTTCTTCATCGACACGACCGCGGCCGGGGCGTTCGCGACCAACGGGTTCGCGGACCGGTCGCCCGGCGGGTATTCGATGCAAGCGTGCTTTTTGAGCGAAGCCCTACTGACCTTTTTCTTTTTGCTCATCATTCTGGGCTCGACCGACCGGCGGGCCCCGGGCGGGTTCGCCCCGCTCCCGATCGGGCTCGGCCTCACGCTGATTCACTTGATCGGGATTCCGGTCACGAACCTGTCGGTCAACCCGGCCCGGAGTACCGGCCCGGCTCTGGTCGTCGGCGGTGAAGCGCTGACTCAACTCTGGCTCTTCTGGGCCGCCCCGATCGCCGGGGCCGTGCTGGCCGGCATCGTTTACCGGGCCGTCTTCTCGGAGGAATCCGCGCCAGCGGCGAAGTGA
- a CDS encoding MBL fold metallo-hydrolase: protein MNAHQTTPQPARAHEPTLTFWGAASSVSGSMHLLEAGNTKILLDCGLHQGRREEARERNSHFPFHPHQIDAVVISHAHIDHCGNLPTLVRQGFSGPVLCTPPTRDLLKVMLTDSAKIQEEEAAHLNIARNYAEPWVQPLYTIHDVERALDQAISVPYGKETEAGRGVRFKFIEAGHILGSAIVHLTADGPVRPRTLTFSGDLGRRGMPLLKPAAPVPPADMVVSESTYGNRFHAPIDGTVEKLYETVRNTVAREGKVLIPAFSLGRTQLIVHFLQRGLRAGLVPKVPIFVDSPLASDIADVYRAHPNSLDAEASAAVREGHGVLGGDGVVNVRSFEESLRLTTRPGPAIIIASSGMCDAGRILGHLKQHVDDPRCTVILVSYQAPGTNGRRLLEQKPTIRLLGREWNKWIDVVHLEGFSGHADRTDFLAYLSPLVGKVGKVRLIHGEREQAESLAGALREAGFADVGVPLPGDRESLYS from the coding sequence ATGAACGCACACCAGACCACGCCTCAACCGGCCCGCGCCCACGAGCCGACGCTCACCTTTTGGGGCGCGGCTTCCTCCGTCAGCGGGTCGATGCACCTGCTCGAAGCGGGGAACACCAAGATCCTACTCGACTGCGGCCTCCACCAGGGCCGCCGCGAGGAGGCGCGGGAGCGGAACAGCCACTTCCCGTTCCACCCCCACCAGATCGACGCCGTCGTCATCAGCCACGCCCACATCGACCACTGCGGGAACCTGCCGACGCTCGTCCGCCAGGGGTTCTCCGGGCCGGTTCTGTGTACGCCGCCGACCCGCGACCTGCTCAAGGTGATGCTCACCGACTCGGCCAAGATTCAGGAAGAAGAGGCCGCCCACCTGAACATCGCCCGGAACTACGCGGAGCCGTGGGTCCAGCCGCTGTACACGATCCACGACGTCGAGCGAGCCCTCGACCAGGCGATCTCCGTCCCGTACGGCAAGGAGACCGAGGCCGGCCGCGGGGTCCGGTTCAAGTTCATCGAGGCCGGGCACATTCTCGGGTCGGCCATCGTCCACCTCACGGCCGACGGTCCCGTTCGCCCGCGAACGCTGACGTTCAGCGGCGACCTCGGCCGCCGTGGGATGCCGCTGCTCAAGCCGGCCGCCCCGGTGCCCCCGGCCGACATGGTCGTGAGCGAGAGTACCTACGGGAACCGGTTCCACGCCCCGATCGACGGGACGGTCGAGAAACTGTACGAGACGGTCCGGAACACGGTCGCGCGGGAGGGGAAGGTACTCATCCCCGCGTTCAGCCTCGGCCGCACGCAACTGATCGTCCACTTCCTCCAGCGCGGGCTCCGCGCCGGGCTCGTGCCGAAAGTGCCGATCTTCGTCGATAGCCCGCTCGCGTCCGACATCGCGGACGTCTACCGGGCGCACCCGAACAGCCTCGACGCGGAAGCGAGCGCGGCGGTCCGCGAGGGGCACGGCGTCCTCGGCGGGGACGGGGTGGTCAACGTCCGGTCGTTCGAGGAGAGCTTGCGGCTGACGACGCGGCCGGGGCCGGCCATCATCATCGCGTCGAGCGGCATGTGCGACGCCGGCCGCATCCTGGGGCACCTGAAGCAGCACGTGGACGACCCGCGGTGTACGGTGATCCTGGTGAGTTACCAGGCCCCGGGGACGAACGGCCGCCGTTTGTTGGAGCAGAAGCCGACGATCCGGTTGCTCGGCCGCGAGTGGAACAAGTGGATCGACGTGGTCCACCTCGAAGGGTTCAGCGGCCACGCGGACCGGACGGACTTCCTGGCGTACCTGTCACCACTGGTGGGCAAGGTCGGCAAGGTGCGGTTGATCCACGGCGAGCGCGAGCAAGCGGAGTCGCTGGCCGGGGCGCTGCGCGAGGCCGGGTTCGCGGACGTGGGCGTCCCGCTACCGGGCGACCGGGAGTCGCTGTACTCGTAG